From a single Phocoena sinus isolate mPhoSin1 chromosome 1, mPhoSin1.pri, whole genome shotgun sequence genomic region:
- the LOC116760889 gene encoding proline-rich protein HaeIII subfamily 1: MARAEDGGRRPEQAHGPGRARDWTGQDGTQLLGGGGSAGGAGAGPGAAPPPSRLPPPPPPPARPAPCDPRRPRTKRRDGGAGRRPGWGRERASLGRANVGDGPGPAEGRGQGGIEGLRPSLGRRNLTGDPSPSLELGTEARPTRDPRPAGTNAGRGMRRLVATERRPAHLPVPGQLRPLCRAAGSPCCPRRRLRLRWTASHAPSPAPPRRFSRPSHRVQAGKPRPRGSRLDPDLAEDGGGGEGEEIPLSLQGRVCRTSPHPSQPQTSELEAMKGEQQQRPLGGPYVA; encoded by the exons ATGGCGCGGGCGGAGGACGGCGGAAGGCGGCCGGAGCAAGCTCACGGGCCGGGCCGCGCCAGGGACTGGACTGGACAAGACGGGACGCAGCTCCTGGGAGGCGGCGGGAGCGCGGGCGGCGCGGGGGCGGGACCGGGGGCAGCACCACCCCCTtcccgcctccccccccccccccccccgccggccCGCCCGGCGCCCTGCGACCCGCGGCGGCCGCGAACAAAGCGCCGGGACGGCGGCGCCGGGCGGAGgcctggctgggggagggagagggccagTCTGGGTCGGGCCAATGTGGGTGATGGGCCTGGCCCGGCcgaggggcgggggcagggcgggATCGAGG GGCTGCGCCCCTCCCTCGGCAGGAGGAACCTGACGGGGGACCCCAGCCCCTCGCTGGAACTGGGGACGGAAGCTCGGCCGACCCGGGACCCCCGGCCTGCCGGGACCAATGCGGGCCGGGGGATGCGGCGATTGGTCGCAACGGAGCGCAGACCCGCCCACCTCCCGGTCCCGGGTCAGCTCCGGCCCCTCTGCAGGGCTGCGGGCTCCCCCTGCTGTCCGAGGCGACGATTGCGTCTCCGGTGGACGGCCAGccacgccccctccccagctcccccaaGGCGCTTCTCCAGACCTTCCCACAGGGTCCAGGCGGGTAAACCGAGACCCAGAGGGTCCAGATTAGACCCCGACCTAGCTGAAgatggtggaggtggggagggagaggagatccCTCTGTCCCTCCAGGGCCGGGTCTGCCGCACATCCCCTCACCCAAGCCAGCCACAGACCTCTGAGCTGGAGGCAATGAAGGGTGAGCAGCAGCAGAGGCCCCTCGGGGGTCCCTACGTCGCCTAG